The stretch of DNA TGTCTTGATGGAGCATGTAGCCAAGAAAAAAGACGGCACTGAAGAAATTAAAATACTGCCAAACTGCACTTTACCGCTCACAGGAGTTGGCGTCATCAGCCGTATCATCACCGACCTTTGTGTTTTGGATATCACTCCTAAGGGCTTGAAGTTAGTTGAATTAGCGCCAGGCGTCAATAAAGATGAGGTTTTGGCTAAAACAGGTGCGCCTGTTGATACAGCGGGCTTCTAATGCTTTGTATCCCACCATCCTTAATGGGATAGGGATCCTTTATGTCTGATTCTGCTCATTCTCAACCCCATCTCCTTCCCCAATCTCAATCATTGCACGCCCATAAGAAGGGCGATGCGAAGCATTCTCACAGTAAAGAAACGGCTAATCAGAATTTATTACTGATTGCTCTGATCTTGACCTTAGGATTTGCTGGGGTTGAAGCCACTGCCGCTTATTTTGCAGGCTCCTTAGCATTGATTTCAGATGCGGGGCATATGGTTACCGATGCAGCTGCATTGGGGCTGGCTCTTCTGGCGCAAATGATTGCAAGACGCCCACCATCGGCTAAACACTCTTTTGGTTTTGGTCGTGCAGAAGCTTTGGCAGCGTTTGTAAATGGTATTGCCATGTTGGCACTCGTGGCTTGGATTGTAGGAGAGGCGCTTACCCGTTTCTTTACCCCGCATCAAGTAGACGGCCTAACAGTATCCATAGTTGCAGCCGTTGGTTTGCTGATGAATATTTTGGTAGCTTGGGTTCTGTCGCACGATCGCAAGAGCGTCAATACCCGTGCAGCCTTAGTGCATGTCATGGGTGATCTTCTCGGCTCAGTAGGTGCCCTAGTTGCTGGCTTAGTAATTCAATTTACCGGATGGATGCCCGTTGATGCATTACTTTCTATTTTTGTTTCTTTATTAATTTTAAAATCTACTTTTTCGATCTTGCGTGAGTCTTATCACTTTCTTATGGAAGGTGTCCCTTTGCATATTGATTATCTTCAAGTGGGCAGTGATTTAAAAAAGATACCCGGTGTTTTAGCGGTTCATGACTTACACGTTTGGGAAATGACTCCCAGTTTCCCGGCCCTCATTGGGCATATTGAAATCGAGAAAATGCAGGATTGGCCAGAGATCATGGCTCGCATCAATGAGATGCTACTCGATCAGCATGGAATTGATCATGTGACTTTGCAGCCGGAGATTGGTGTCGATACTGACACTGATACTGGCACTGATACTGGCACTGATACTGATGCTGATGCTGAGATCGCTAGTCCAGCGAAACCAAAAGTTGATGTGCCGCCTATCAAGAAAGCTGAGGAGGTGGTAGCTGCTCAAGCTCAATCAAGTCATCAGAGCAATACATTTTATGTTGACTGCATTAGTCCTGACGGCCCTCATCAGATGGCTTATCACGTGTGGGGCGATCCTAGCAATCCTGTCCTGATGTGCGTGCATGGCTTGACTCGGCGCGGAAGTGATTTCACAAAGCTTGCACAAGCGATGTGCGATCAATACTATGTTGTGTGCCCTGACATTGTTGGACGTGGTGATTCAGATCACTTGCGCAATCCAATGCTTTATGCCGTTCCACAGTATGTAGCCGATATTGATTGTTTAGTTAAAGCGTTAGGTGTGAAGCAAATCGATTGGTTTGGCACATCGATGGGAGGCTTGATCGGCATGGTGTATGCCTCGATGCCTAATAATCCGATTCGACGCATGCTGATTAACGATGTTGGCCCCACGATTGAGCCAGAGGCTATTAAACGACTCGGTGCTTATGTTGGACAACCTTTTGCCTTTGCGCAACGTGCCCAAGCACTCTCTCGTTTAAATACTATTTGCGCAACGTTTGGCGAACATACACCAGAAGAGTGGGAGATCTATAACGGTCCTATGTTGATTCAAAAAGATGGCTTATGGCTTATGCACTACGATCCTAATATTGCAGTGCCATTTGCTTCGGTGAATCCCGTGATGGCAAAAGTAGGTGAGATGGCGCTGTGGCATGCGTTTAAGCAAATTCATATTCCGATGCTGATTGTGCGTGGGGGTGACTCTGATTTGTTGTCAGCAAAAACGGTAGCGCGGATGTGTAAGGACAATGCTTACTTGCGCAGTATCGAAATCCCAGGTGTTGGGCATGCGCCAGCCTTTGTTAAAGCAGAGCAGATTGCTTTAGCCAAAGAATTCTTTAGTTAAGATATTGATTGATCTATGTCAAATGCTGCTAATGCATCTGAGAAATTTAAAATAGTAGATGGCTGGTATGGTGAGCCTGCTCAGGATCACGCTATTGGCGTATTACAAATTCTGACGAGTTTGCATTTAGACGAGCCAACCCTGACGGCGGCTAGTAACATTGCCCGCACCCATGGCAAAGAAGCGTTAATCAAGTTAATTGGCGAAGAACCAGCAAAGCTATTAATTGGGTATCGAGGGCTAAGACAAGCACAGGGAAAATTGGTACGTGATGATGGCGGCCTCACCATTTCTGGGCAAGAAGAAATGCTCCGAAAAATGCTATTGGCCTTCGGTGATGATTTGCGGGTGGTATTAATTTATCTTGCTTCGCGCTTGCAAACTTTACGTTGGATTACTCAGGAAGGGATTGTCATGCCTGCCTCCTGGGCACAAGAGATTCTGAATATCGATGCCACGCTAGCAAATCGATTAGGTATTTGGCAGATGAAATGGGAGATGGAAGATTTAGCTTTTCGAACGCTTTCACCGGATACGTATCGTGATATTGCGAAGATGCTCGATGAAAAGAGGGTGGAGCGAGAATCTTTTATTGAGCACATTGTGACCCAGCTCAAAACTGAATTGAGTAGTTCAAATATCGTAGGTGAAGTGCAGGGTCGCCCTAAGCACATCTACAGCATCTGGAAAAAGATGCAAGGCAAGTCCTTAGACTTTGCCAATCTTTATGACGTCAGGGCATTTAGAGTCTTGGTGGATGATGTCAAATCCTGTTATGCGATTTTGGGTTTAGCTCACAATATTTGGCAACCTGTGCCGCGCGAGTTTGATGATTACATCGCCAGGCCAA from Polynucleobacter sp. TUM22923 encodes:
- a CDS encoding alpha/beta fold hydrolase: MSDSAHSQPHLLPQSQSLHAHKKGDAKHSHSKETANQNLLLIALILTLGFAGVEATAAYFAGSLALISDAGHMVTDAAALGLALLAQMIARRPPSAKHSFGFGRAEALAAFVNGIAMLALVAWIVGEALTRFFTPHQVDGLTVSIVAAVGLLMNILVAWVLSHDRKSVNTRAALVHVMGDLLGSVGALVAGLVIQFTGWMPVDALLSIFVSLLILKSTFSILRESYHFLMEGVPLHIDYLQVGSDLKKIPGVLAVHDLHVWEMTPSFPALIGHIEIEKMQDWPEIMARINEMLLDQHGIDHVTLQPEIGVDTDTDTGTDTGTDTDADAEIASPAKPKVDVPPIKKAEEVVAAQAQSSHQSNTFYVDCISPDGPHQMAYHVWGDPSNPVLMCVHGLTRRGSDFTKLAQAMCDQYYVVCPDIVGRGDSDHLRNPMLYAVPQYVADIDCLVKALGVKQIDWFGTSMGGLIGMVYASMPNNPIRRMLINDVGPTIEPEAIKRLGAYVGQPFAFAQRAQALSRLNTICATFGEHTPEEWEIYNGPMLIQKDGLWLMHYDPNIAVPFASVNPVMAKVGEMALWHAFKQIHIPMLIVRGGDSDLLSAKTVARMCKDNAYLRSIEIPGVGHAPAFVKAEQIALAKEFFS